The region tTACAAATAATACGAAGaggtttgaaaaataattgttgaagCAGACTCTTTTAATGTTTATCTCAAGAATAATTACAGATAcctacaaagaaaaatgaagtaattcaaactacttgattCATCAAATGCCTAGGTTTTTTCTCTCTCGGTACAGGAGGTGGTAAAGCCACATGATGTCTGTATCGCACAGTGCCTCTTTTCTTATAAACAGGTATATATTCTACATTttgatcttcttcttcttcctcaacAGATTGACGCATAGGTATTAAAGGTATATCTTGTCGGACTTCCTTATGCCTCAAAACTGATTCTTCTTCTGGAGCTGAAATAGTCAACGTTTTTAAGAAGTTCTTGATTAGATAGGATGTTGTACAGTTGAATAAAGAGATGGATTTCATGCGAAttagacaaatttgaatgtgaaatgatcaatgtttttatggaatttcaCTGATTCAGATTTTTGTTTAGAAGGCTGAATTGAGTATATTGCTTTCCTAATTTTCTGGAATGTGTAACAGAGAATTGTAATTATTGCTATTTACTTACTCAAGTAAGATATTTCATCAAAACTTGTCAGAGGATCCACATCGAAAAAGGTATATAGTAGATCATCATATTTTTGATCCATTATTATAATACTGATCGCACTAATAACAGAAAGAAGACCTGGAAAACAAAACAATGAGATATAAGTATCCAATAGATTTAATGATATCTACGTTAGGTCAAGAAATAACTAGGAATAtatcatttcaaatataattttcgTAATTATTGTTGTTGTTTAGATGACAcaattttctcagaagaagTTGAGGCATAATCTATATTACAAGCGGATATTTTAGTACGGATACCTGGTTGGTTATtttaatatgatataatttttgaataaaacaaatataatagTTCTGTATATGATCAAAATAATTACCATTGACAAATGTGATCCAAAATGAGACTCCATATGCGGTTGTCAAAATCACACCATCGAAAGGTATCACAAGAGGGCTTGGATTTTTCACTACTACCCACAATAAATTGGCAGCCAACTGCAGAAGTCCAGTCATTCCCAAACAATATCCACCATAAACAATGACAGACCTGAATAAAATGAGTGCCAATAGCCATGTTGCAAATGCGGTCCACATAAGAATGTGGCAATACCAACCGGAGGTTCTGTAGAATCTTCCATATCGAAAACCTTCACCGTCTATGACGAAATAATCCACTACCCATAATATAGGGGTTGGCACTCCTCGAAGTTGGGCTGCTCGGAATTCCTGTTGTAGTCTACCAGCtacaaaattattaaaattactaCACAAATTTTGTATTCTATAGTCCGGTCTTCTAAATATTTCtcagggtaataaacatagatagagggagtataatcAATTCTCGAGTGTCCTAAATATGTCCGATTGTagaggatgttttttttcgaggtaaataactttaagttggtattactgttcaagatgtcgaccgatttaacagctgtcaagtgattcattctcagtttggtttggcaattcatcattaatagacttacgcctgaacaacgcttgcaaatggtgcaatttttcgaaaataatggttctgtgcggaatacgtatcgcgcactacgtccattttattttgtttagcgatgaagcgcacatccagaaaaactgactctttggtgcgctttatgggctggtggaatcattcttcaaaaacgatgatggccagaacgttacagtcaatggtgatcgataaagagccatgattactaactttttcattactgg is a window of Harmonia axyridis chromosome 2, icHarAxyr1.1, whole genome shotgun sequence DNA encoding:
- the LOC123672214 gene encoding dual oxidase maturation factor 1-like — protein: MWFSLGRSEGFPTQYPANASAVHFDTLEVGIIVAFVILMICFAISIPSTNRKTNIHAYARIFLQLLIGLLVLLGNFGQDWETAVVQVKTPYKAGIAAEIEASIGIHIGLRSVNVTLKSNSSNPELKNEIIDYNERFTWTWDQGNFGFGPFAGRLQQEFRAAQLRGVPTPILWVVDYFVIDGEGFRYGRFYRTSGWYCHILMWTAFATWLLALILFRSVIVYGGYCLGMTGLLQLAANLLWVVVKNPSPLVIPFDGVILTTAYGVSFWITFVNGLLSVISAISIIIMDQKYDDLLYTFFDVDPLTSFDEISYLTPEEESVLRHKEVRQDIPLIPMRQSVEEEEEDQNVEYIPVYKKRGTVRYRHHVALPPPVPREKKPRHLMNQVV